Proteins encoded within one genomic window of Paroedura picta isolate Pp20150507F chromosome 17, Ppicta_v3.0, whole genome shotgun sequence:
- the SLC5A11 gene encoding sodium/myo-inositol cotransporter 2 isoform X1, whose translation MSSEGARANEWNEAANKFSLSQYLNRLEGWCPERGKGRTRRDSEMINAPGKESSQPGQEAMETVSSTATSATTSNGNAFPQQTLQSVDIIVLVLYFVFVLAVGLWSMWKTKRSTVKGYFLAGGKMVWWPVGASLFASNVGSGHFIGLAGSGAASGIAATAYEWNGMFCVLVLAWLFLPIYMAAGVTTMPEYLKKRFGGKRIQIFLAILYLFIYIFTKISVDIYAGALFIQQALHWDLYVAVISLLVITAVYTVAGGLAAVIYTDTLQTVIMLAGALTLMGFSFAKVGGLEDLQGRYFQAIAKSHPGNSSCGLPREDAFHIFRDPVTSDLPWPGVLVGMTIPSLWYWCTDQVIVQRSLAAKSLAHAKGGSLLASYLKILPLFMMVFPGMISRILFPDLVACADPEACKEICSNPSGCSDIAYPKLVIELLPTGLRGLMMSVMIAALMSSLTSIFNSASTIFTMDLWQHLRPLSSEWELMIVGRVFVLVLVVVSILWIPLVQASQGGQLFIYIQTISSYLQPPVAIVFILGCFWRRTNEKGAFSGLLVGMVMGLIRLVLDFVYLQPRCDEPDSRPAVVKYVHYLYFSMILAFATLVVVVTVSLLTDPPPEHMVSRLTWFTRKDVPATKDPAGPGSPLPRSATGTPPASTAMAVQFAVMDSPETVGKDKTSALDGKAASKLMQLFLWVCGMDHRGKDTPGAPTATRIDAAVAPPKEAPWVKHVLNVNLILCIGAGVFLWAYFA comes from the exons ATGAGCAGCGAAGGAGCCAGAGCCAATGAATGGAATGAGGCTGCCAATAAATTCTCCCTCTCGCAATATTTAAACCGCCTCGAGGGCTGGTGTCCAGAGCGAGGCAAGGGCAGGACCCGGCGGGACAGCGAGATG ATAAATGCGccagggaaggagagcagccagccGGGGCAAGAGGCCATGGAGACGGTCAGCTCCACCGCCACGTCGGCCACCACGAGCAACGGGAACGCGTTTCCCCAGCAGACCTTGCAGTCCGTGGACATAATCGTCTTGGTTCTCTACTTCGTGTTTGTCCTGGCGGTGGGACTGTGG TCGATGTGGAAGACCAAGCGCAGCACCGTGAAGGGCTACTTCCTCGCCGGCGGGAAAATGGTGTGGTGGCCG GTCGGAGCGTCCCTGTTTGCCAGCAACGTGGGCAGCGGGCATTTCATTGGCTTGGCGGGCTCTGGGGCGGCATCCGGGATTGCGGCCACCGCCTACGAGTGGAAC GGCATGTTCTGCGTCCTGGTGCTGGCCTGGCTGTTCCTCCCCATCTACATGGCTGCTGGG GTCACCACCATGCCAGAATACCTGAAGAAACGATTCGGCGGCAAAAGGATCCAGATCTTCCTGGCAATCCTCTACTTGTTTATCTATATCTTCACCAAAATCTCA GTGGACATATATGCTGGGGCCCTCTTTATCCAGCAGGCTTTGCACTGGGATCTCTACGTGGCAGTAATTAGCTTGTTGGTGATCACAGCAGTTTACACAGTGGCCG GCGGCCTGGCAGCCGTGATCTACACGGACACCCTGCAGACGGTCATCATGCTGGCCGGGGCACTCACGCTCATGGGCTTCA GCTTTGCCAAGGTCGGTGGGCTCGAGGACTTGCAGGGCCGGTACTTCCAGGCCATTGCCAAGAGCCACCCGGGCAACAGCAGCTGCGGCTTGCCCAGGGAAGACGCCTTCCACATATTCAGGGACCCCGTGACGTCGGACCTCCCGTGGCCGGGGGTCCTGGTCGGAATGACCATCCCGTCTCTGTGGTACTGGTGCACAGACCAG gtcatTGTGCAAAGGTCGCTTGCTGCCAAGTCCCTGGCTCACGCCAAGGGCGGGTCCTTGCTGGCCTCCTACCTGAAGATCCTGCCGCTCTTCATGATGGTTTTCCCGGGCATGATCAGCCGCATCCTCTTCCCGG ATCTGGTGGCCTGCGCCGATCCGGAAGCTTGCAAGGAAATCTGCAGCAACCCGTCCGGATGCTCTGACATTGCTTATCCAAAACTCGTCATTGAACTTCTGCCCACAG GGCTCCGGGGGCTCATGATGTCCGTGATGATCGCAGCGCTGATGTCCTCCCTGACCTCCATCTTCAACAGTGCCAGCACCATTTTCACCATGGACCTCTGGCAGCATCTCCGGCCTCTGTCCTCCGAATGGGAGCTGATGATCGTGGGCAG GGTGTTCGTCCTGGTCCTGGTGGTGGTGTCCATCCTGTGGATCCCGCTGGTGCAGGCCAGCCAGGGGGGGCAGCTGTTCATTTACATCCAGACCATCAGTTCCTACCTGCAGCCTCCTGTGGCCATCGTCTTCATCTTGGGCTGCTTCTGGAGGAGGACAAACGAAAAG GGTGCCTTCAGTGGCCTGCTGGTCGGGATGGTGATGGGCCTGATCCGGCTGGTGCTGGACTTCGTCTACCTGCAGCCACGGTGCGATGAGCCGGACAGCCGGCCGGCGGTGGTGAAATACGTCCACTACCTCTACTTCTCCATGATCCTGGCGTTTGCCACGCTGGTCGTGGTGGTGACCGTCAGCCTCTTGACGGACCCTCCCCCGGAACACATG GTCAGCCGGCTGACGTGGTTCACCCGCAAGGACGTCCCGGCCACGAAGGACCCTGCAGGCCCCGGAAGCCCCTTGCCCAGGTCTGCCACGGGAACCCCCCCGGCTTCCACTGCCATGGCGGTGCAGTTCGCTGTTATGGACAGCCCAGAAACCGTCGGCAAAGACAAGACAA gtgctTTGGACGGCAAGGCGGCCTCTAAACTGATGCAGCTCTTTCTGTGGGTCTGTGGGATGGACCACAGGGGGAAAGACACTCCCGGAGCCCCTACAGCCACCAGAATCGATGCCGCCGTGGCTCCACCCAAAGAAGCGCCGTGGGTGAAGCACGTCCTCAACGTCAACTTGATACTGTGCATCGGAGCCGGGGTCTTCCTCTGGGCTTACTTCGCATAG
- the SLC5A11 gene encoding sodium/myo-inositol cotransporter 2 isoform X2 — translation METVSSTATSATTSNGNAFPQQTLQSVDIIVLVLYFVFVLAVGLWSMWKTKRSTVKGYFLAGGKMVWWPVGASLFASNVGSGHFIGLAGSGAASGIAATAYEWNGMFCVLVLAWLFLPIYMAAGVTTMPEYLKKRFGGKRIQIFLAILYLFIYIFTKISVDIYAGALFIQQALHWDLYVAVISLLVITAVYTVAGGLAAVIYTDTLQTVIMLAGALTLMGFSFAKVGGLEDLQGRYFQAIAKSHPGNSSCGLPREDAFHIFRDPVTSDLPWPGVLVGMTIPSLWYWCTDQVIVQRSLAAKSLAHAKGGSLLASYLKILPLFMMVFPGMISRILFPDLVACADPEACKEICSNPSGCSDIAYPKLVIELLPTGLRGLMMSVMIAALMSSLTSIFNSASTIFTMDLWQHLRPLSSEWELMIVGRVFVLVLVVVSILWIPLVQASQGGQLFIYIQTISSYLQPPVAIVFILGCFWRRTNEKGAFSGLLVGMVMGLIRLVLDFVYLQPRCDEPDSRPAVVKYVHYLYFSMILAFATLVVVVTVSLLTDPPPEHMVSRLTWFTRKDVPATKDPAGPGSPLPRSATGTPPASTAMAVQFAVMDSPETVGKDKTSALDGKAASKLMQLFLWVCGMDHRGKDTPGAPTATRIDAAVAPPKEAPWVKHVLNVNLILCIGAGVFLWAYFA, via the exons ATGGAGACGGTCAGCTCCACCGCCACGTCGGCCACCACGAGCAACGGGAACGCGTTTCCCCAGCAGACCTTGCAGTCCGTGGACATAATCGTCTTGGTTCTCTACTTCGTGTTTGTCCTGGCGGTGGGACTGTGG TCGATGTGGAAGACCAAGCGCAGCACCGTGAAGGGCTACTTCCTCGCCGGCGGGAAAATGGTGTGGTGGCCG GTCGGAGCGTCCCTGTTTGCCAGCAACGTGGGCAGCGGGCATTTCATTGGCTTGGCGGGCTCTGGGGCGGCATCCGGGATTGCGGCCACCGCCTACGAGTGGAAC GGCATGTTCTGCGTCCTGGTGCTGGCCTGGCTGTTCCTCCCCATCTACATGGCTGCTGGG GTCACCACCATGCCAGAATACCTGAAGAAACGATTCGGCGGCAAAAGGATCCAGATCTTCCTGGCAATCCTCTACTTGTTTATCTATATCTTCACCAAAATCTCA GTGGACATATATGCTGGGGCCCTCTTTATCCAGCAGGCTTTGCACTGGGATCTCTACGTGGCAGTAATTAGCTTGTTGGTGATCACAGCAGTTTACACAGTGGCCG GCGGCCTGGCAGCCGTGATCTACACGGACACCCTGCAGACGGTCATCATGCTGGCCGGGGCACTCACGCTCATGGGCTTCA GCTTTGCCAAGGTCGGTGGGCTCGAGGACTTGCAGGGCCGGTACTTCCAGGCCATTGCCAAGAGCCACCCGGGCAACAGCAGCTGCGGCTTGCCCAGGGAAGACGCCTTCCACATATTCAGGGACCCCGTGACGTCGGACCTCCCGTGGCCGGGGGTCCTGGTCGGAATGACCATCCCGTCTCTGTGGTACTGGTGCACAGACCAG gtcatTGTGCAAAGGTCGCTTGCTGCCAAGTCCCTGGCTCACGCCAAGGGCGGGTCCTTGCTGGCCTCCTACCTGAAGATCCTGCCGCTCTTCATGATGGTTTTCCCGGGCATGATCAGCCGCATCCTCTTCCCGG ATCTGGTGGCCTGCGCCGATCCGGAAGCTTGCAAGGAAATCTGCAGCAACCCGTCCGGATGCTCTGACATTGCTTATCCAAAACTCGTCATTGAACTTCTGCCCACAG GGCTCCGGGGGCTCATGATGTCCGTGATGATCGCAGCGCTGATGTCCTCCCTGACCTCCATCTTCAACAGTGCCAGCACCATTTTCACCATGGACCTCTGGCAGCATCTCCGGCCTCTGTCCTCCGAATGGGAGCTGATGATCGTGGGCAG GGTGTTCGTCCTGGTCCTGGTGGTGGTGTCCATCCTGTGGATCCCGCTGGTGCAGGCCAGCCAGGGGGGGCAGCTGTTCATTTACATCCAGACCATCAGTTCCTACCTGCAGCCTCCTGTGGCCATCGTCTTCATCTTGGGCTGCTTCTGGAGGAGGACAAACGAAAAG GGTGCCTTCAGTGGCCTGCTGGTCGGGATGGTGATGGGCCTGATCCGGCTGGTGCTGGACTTCGTCTACCTGCAGCCACGGTGCGATGAGCCGGACAGCCGGCCGGCGGTGGTGAAATACGTCCACTACCTCTACTTCTCCATGATCCTGGCGTTTGCCACGCTGGTCGTGGTGGTGACCGTCAGCCTCTTGACGGACCCTCCCCCGGAACACATG GTCAGCCGGCTGACGTGGTTCACCCGCAAGGACGTCCCGGCCACGAAGGACCCTGCAGGCCCCGGAAGCCCCTTGCCCAGGTCTGCCACGGGAACCCCCCCGGCTTCCACTGCCATGGCGGTGCAGTTCGCTGTTATGGACAGCCCAGAAACCGTCGGCAAAGACAAGACAA gtgctTTGGACGGCAAGGCGGCCTCTAAACTGATGCAGCTCTTTCTGTGGGTCTGTGGGATGGACCACAGGGGGAAAGACACTCCCGGAGCCCCTACAGCCACCAGAATCGATGCCGCCGTGGCTCCACCCAAAGAAGCGCCGTGGGTGAAGCACGTCCTCAACGTCAACTTGATACTGTGCATCGGAGCCGGGGTCTTCCTCTGGGCTTACTTCGCATAG
- the TEX47 gene encoding testis-expressed protein 47 produces the protein MANPVPRNTLLGALEEIRRQQSKKFLLHRLFLVAMLQENTEGREVTAFHEELFQKIAKFHLGEPVSGVLLVYPSCILHILESSSGTLYHILKELAAMESQGPVPFLYDVKILVMSHNIPTKLFTQWYATTVEVPEILGDVTQTQTTEEVITECLTLLLRLGVYLATLKVGNKGLGDCLHSVVPELLIPMETIMYLCEAEDCLRPQEFLDMYSSPLQPVMDADSVWPTPAHMSA, from the exons ATGGCCAACCCGGTGCCGAGGAACACCCTCCTGGGCGCCCTGGAGGAGATCCGGCGGCAACAGAGCAAG AAGTTCCTGCTGCATCGGCTGTTCCTTGTGGCGATGCTGCAGGAGAACACCGAAGGCAGAGAAGTCACAG CGTTTCATGAAGAGCTTTTTCAGAAGATTGCCAAGTTCCACCTGGGGGAACCGGTCTCAGGGGTCCTTCTCGTCTACCCCAGCTGCATTCTTCATATTCTCGAG TCATCCAGTGGCACGCTCTATCATATCCTGAAGGAGCTGGCAGCTATGGAAAGTCAAGGGCCAGT GCCTTTCCTGTATGACGTCAAGATCCTGGTGATGTCCCACAACATCCCGACCAAGCTCTTCACACAGTGGTACGCGACGACCGTGGAAGTGCCGGAAATCCTCGGAGACGTCACGCAGACCCAGACGACGGAAGAAGTGATTACGGAGTGCCTGACCCTCCTCCTCAGGCTGGGGGTTTACCTCGCCACGCTCAAG GTGGGCAACAAGGGCCTGGGAGACTGCCTCCACTCCGTCGTGCCGGAGCTCCTGATCCCGATGGAAACGATCATGTACCTCTGCGAGGCCGAGGACTGCTTGCGGCCGCAGGAGTTCCTGGACATGTACAGCAGCCCTCTGCAGCCTGTGATGGACGCAG ATTCCGTGTGGCCCACACCTGCGCACATGTCTGCCTGA